One Bactrocera dorsalis isolate Fly_Bdor unplaced genomic scaffold, ASM2337382v1 BdCtg297, whole genome shotgun sequence genomic window, tcaaaacactttttttccTTCACTGAATTTTGTACATATACCGACTGAAAACGTGTTCCACGGAGCggtaatttcagtttggggaacaagagaAAATCACACGGAGGCAAATCTGACGAATACGATGGTTGATTGATaatattcattgcgtttttggctttaaattcggtcacaatcatgggacaagtcgagcaagaacgcgtttcatacccaaatatccaccaaaatcattcgaacggactctggagagatatcgagctcttttgccatctctctaacccTTACCTTGCGATCCCTTCATATCCTtcattcttttaatattttcaccagTTGAAGAgttcgaaggtcgtccagaacaagGCATGACTTCAACGATctttcgaccgtctttgaaagcCTTGTACCACTgataggcttgtgtttttgataaaactgaatcaccaaCTATTCCGCACACGaattttggttagaaatacaaaaattgagacaaattccttgttcgattattttatccattgtaaCAATCTCaccgcactactgaggtgtgcCGACTTCAGCAGTTTTGccagttctcagtggactgaCACATGAATGCCGTAAAATTTTCcgccgtaaaactaccaccgagtgtagttttaagtttcGCCTTGCACTTTAAAAGCGATGGCAATAAGagaatacatgctcagagtctttGAAGCACTTTGAACACTTCGGATAATTCAGACTAATCTCGTGCTGGAATCTGTATAGCTAGCTTCTAAAGCACGCATCTCCACTTAGTATTTGGATTAGGTGGTAATCCAGGttcccatgtcgtctgtctatccacgaatggAGGTCCCGTATCAATCTGTGGGTTCAGCGTCCtttgagtgaggtttgccaccgctgctgccatttTGTTAAGCTTTTGACTTCCTCTTCTCTCTTCGCTCCTATGGACGGCTCTAATAATTAATACAACCGAGCGGTGTATTCGTCACCCAGGATGTCAATGGGCATCGTACTGActattacttcagcagcatcgcttgatattgttcggaaaagcactgataactcttagtACCGACAGTCTGTGCACTGTGTTGATTTGTCTGGCATATGCTTTCATGCCTAGCGCctggatccatattggagccgcaaaTAATATGCGTACTAAACATCCGATTTTATtacctttgcgagtaaaaatcgccggctggaacgcacgcagccttcatttgccatcattcttaaTAAAGCGTTTATGATTTTATTCGTTTTACCTAcagtggattccgagtgttctCAAAATTTGAGCCTCGAGTCTATGCCCCCGATACTTTTGTTGTGGCTGTGAATGAATCTCACACTCCCATAAAGTGAGAGATATACTTTCCTCCTTTTTTCTAgtgcttatgagcaagactACTGTCCTTTACTTTgccagttctaaactcattgagAAGAACCATTGGCGCAAACCGTttatgcactcattgcatttgttcCGGAGGTAATGTAAGTGtttagccactgctaccacAATAAGGTCGTCTGTGTATGCAATTATTTTAACGACTTTGGTTGATATCTCCTTAACATCCCATTATACGTTGGGTTCCATAGAAGGGAACCTAGAATCGAaacttgcggtactccactcgaaatagagtagctcttggtgccttcatcAGTATCGAATAATAGTcgcctgttttcaaaataactcataaGATATTGAGGAGCGCGTATGTCATACAGAGCCTTGATTATGTTTGTCCACTTTGCTGAGTTTAAGGCATTCTTCACATTCAGGGTGATCagcgtttaatatttttgatatatgtacGAGATATAAGGCTGTGTCTTTGTTGCATATAATACAATACGACACTCAAAAGTGCtttatatactcatatatatgtatatatgtatatttgtcttAAGTGCTTGCTGTGCAAAAAACGTTTGTGAATAGCAACGGCGTTATCAAATGTTTGCACCAACCAACACCAACAGTTTGATATCTGTAAATACTTTAAATAATACTTGTATAGAAACACAGGTATATTATGTATCACCATGTAACAAAGCAGAGCAACACACAAATTCTTAGCCAGTTGAATACGAGCACAATTACCATagaagttataaataaatataaacctTGAGCGCCAAGCATGAAATGATTTTAACAGTTAGTTaagtaaagaaattataaaatagaatataaatatttataggtgAAACGTTTGATATTCTCTTTTAATGATGAACACTTAATAAATACCAAACTAGTCAATTTATAACTAGTTGCTTGTCTTGTTGTGTGCCGGCAGGGCGATACactcttatgtacatatattgtacaaacatacatatcatATGCTtagtacatacaagtacattcATAGACCGAGCAAGCGATCGGCATAACAATAGCCGATGTGGTAAAGTTAAATCGTACAATAATTGCTAGTGCCGTTATAATCAGCGAAATTATCTCATTGCAGCGGAAATTGTGCAATTAAAGTGCCACTTTTAGATTCCTTTTGCTGCAAGCGATATAttgttgcatatgtacatatgtgtggcgGTGCACATTATAATATTCGAGTTTAACAATTGGCTTTCGTTGTACtgaaatttcattattaatttttattggtaaAACATGTATATAGTAATACTAGTAGATCTGACTACGCATTGCGGTGACTATAGAAAATATTAACTGCTATTACAATAAAGTATTCAATAAGATGaagttatttttatgaataatggCTTTGAAAAAGTGATATTCTAATATAAAATGCTCCTCTCAAATGACCAGAGCAATCATACAAGCGATTTCTGCATTTTtcgttgctcatacgacaaggTGTACTCTATATTTGgtgcataaatttaattttgtataactTTCGAAGGAATGtttttatgacaaaaattaAGAACTTTTTATAGagcggaaaattttgtattataatatcATTTGGGAGTAAAAAATTGATGGCAAATGATCGAAAAATCCCAAGTGAATTACATGGGAAAGTAAAGTGATTTGGGAAGGAATGTGTTAGAGGGCCGTTCCGAGCAATGCATTACTCTAGATAGAGATTGTAATTCAGAATGTAATTCCTTTCAgttattttatgacattttgtTATCACGATATATGCTATATCTTTTGCTATATAGTATTTATTCAAACCGAAAataatttctgtaatttttagGAATCcggaaaaaattgcaataatacGGTGTGCGATTGTAAGGGTTTGAAGGGACGTCCAGGTGCTATCGGTTTGAAGGGCTATCCTGGTATTGAGGGTCCACCCGGAGATGTTGGTCCAATTGGACCGTTTGGTCGACGTGGTGAATATGGTGATCCAGGCGAATATGGTGAACAAGGCGAAAAAGGCCATCGAGTAAGTTGtccatttaaatatatttataaaactcattgacaacaacattatattttAGGGTGACATGGGTGAATTGGGTTTACCTGGTCGACCTGGGATAACGGTAAGTACTACCTGCACTAACAACCATTCCTAAAATGGTGTATAAAGTGTAAACGATGTACACAGTTCTAAGATACAACTTACGAGTATAAAGCTTCAGTTTAGCAATCAAACTTGAAAACTATCATACATATTGTTTTGAATATATcttaagtaaaattttacatttttatgtagGGTCCTGCTGGCGAAGACGGTCCTAAGGGCATTTCTGGAATCGATGGTTGTGATGGTAAACCTGGTCAGCAGGGTTTACCCGGTTCACCGGGCCTAAATGGTCAGCGTGGTTCAATAGGTAAACCTGGACCACCAGGACCTACAGGTGATGCTGGTGAAGGTGGTATCAATTCGAAAGGTACCAAAGGTAATCGAGGTGTCCAAGGTCCCGATGGTGTTGACGGTCAACCTGGTTATATCGGCATGAAAGGTTACAAAGGCGATATTGGCTATCCTGGCATAGAGGGTTCAAAAGGTGAACAGGGCTTTAAAGGTTATAAGGGTGATATGGCAGAACCCGCGAATTTACTGCTTTTCGGCGAAGGTCAGCTTGGCGAAAAAGGTGAACCTGGAGATGGTGAAGAATCTCCACTAATTATTGGTGTAGCAATAAAAGGTTATAAGGGTGACCAAGGCTTGTTGGGAATGACGGGTATTACTGGTGCTACGGGTGAAACTGGCGAATTGGGTAATGATGGTTTACCTGGCCAAATTGGTGAAACTGGCGAACCGGGTGAACGTGGAAAACCTGGTAAAGCAGGTGAACCTGGTATTCCTGGTGAGAAAGGTGCTAAAGGTGCCCCAGGCTATAACGGTCTCGATGGTGAAGATGGTTTGAAAGGAGAAGTTGGTGATGACGGTTTCGATGGCTTTCCCGGTGAACAAGGTCCCACTGGTCCACCCGGTATTTATGATCCCAATTTGGATAAATCTTTTCCTGGACCACAAGGCCCTCAAGGTGATATCGGTCCACTGGGTAATCCAGGCCTTCCAGGCATACCCGGAAAGCAGGGTCGCCGCGGTCCATTTGGTCCTGCTGGCCCCCCCGGCGATAGAGGTTTAGATGGTTCACCTGGTCGTCGTGGTGTAAGTGTTATAGGAGATGATGGTGATTACGGTTATATGGGAGCCCCTGGACCTATGGGGCCTCCTGGAAATCCTGGCCTTCCGGGACGCCCTGGTCAAGTAGGACAACCCGGGTTAAACTTGATGGGCCCTAAAGGTTTCGCTGGAAGGTTAGGTTTACCCGCTCCAAATGGTTTCCGTGGAGATCGTGGTGAAGTTGGATTACCTGGCGATAAAGGTGAACCAGGTGATGGTGTCAATATTGTTGGTCCTCCTGGCTTCGAAGGTCCACCTGGTATACGTGGCCCACCGGGTGTCGATGGTAATCCTGGATGGCCAGGTGAGTTCGGTGCTAAAGGTATTCGTGGTGACGATTGCGGTATATGTCCAGCTGGACCCAAAGGCACAAAAGGTATCCCAGGTGATACGGGATACCCTGGTGTACATGGTGCACGTGGTCCTGTAGGCTTAACAGGTGAGCGTGGTCCGAAAGGTTGGCCTGGTAGTCCTGGACCAAAAGGTCGAATAGGAATTCCCGGTCTTCCTGGAGCCAGTGGTGGTATGGGCCGTCCTGGAATTCCTGGCCGTCCTGGTTCTCAGTATCCAATTAATAATATCGAGAAACCAGAGAGAGGAGATCTTGGAGAAGCCGGCGAACGTGGCGAACAAGGTGAAACCGGTGATATCGGTTTCAATGGTAGACCTGGTATACGAGGGGCCAAAGGCGAAACTGGACTACGAGGAGATTACGGTGATATGGGTCGTCCAGGCAAAGACGGTTTTCCAGGAAGACCGGGTCGAGATGGTAAACGTGGTCTTGACGCATCAATGCCCAAATTTTATTTGATCGGTGAATCTGGACGGGATGGTCGCATGTAAGCTATCTTAATAATTGACATTCTTTAATAATACAATTCTAAGTCATGCTTTCTATTTTTTAGAGGTGAACGAGGCGAACCAGGCAGTGAGGGACCAAAAGGTGACAAAGGTGAACCAAATCCCGGCCAAATATACGATAACAAAGGAGAAGTTGGTGATGTTGGTTTAATTGGTTTGGTTGGTGATAAGGGATTTAAGGGCTTAAAAGGCCAAAAAGGAATATATGGATTAACTGGAGACATTGGCTTAGCTGGCCTTACAATTCAAGGTGAAGTAGGTGCAAAAGGATGGCCTGGATCTACTGGAGATTACGGATCACATGGAGTTCCTGGAAATCCTGGTCTGAATGGTTTACCTGGTCTAGATGGCTTAGTTGGCCTTAAAGGCTATCGTGGTGATCCCGGACGCAGTGTATTACCTGGAGAAATTGGACCCGATGGAAATCCAGGCATTAAAGGAGAACAGGGAGACATTGGGTGGCCTGGTAGTCCTGGGCCCGCTGGTACACCAGGTATTAAGGGTGTAAAAGGTGCGAAAGGAGATTTCGGCGAATGGGGCATACAAGGTTTGCCTGGTAATAAAGGCCCTCGTGGTGACTACCTGATTGGTTATCCTGGTCGCGAAGGAGCTCCAGGTAGAGATGGAAGAACTGCTCCTCATGGAAGGAAAGGTGAAAAGGGTGTAACGGGTTCACTGGGATCTATAGGAGTACAAGGTGCTAAAGGCAGCATTGGATTCCCAGGACTACGAGGTCGCTTTGGTGACCAAGGAAGACCTGGAGAACCTGGACAAACCGGCAGCCCAGGTTGGGCTGGAATACCTGGTGAACAAGGAGATCGTGGTGATATCGGCTTCGACGGTAGAAATGGTGATAGAGGACCACGTGGTGCACTTGGAAACATGGGGCCGAAAGgtagttacaattctttaacAAGAAGCAATATAAAACGTCATCTTATTTATTTCTAGGTCAATCTGGTGATGTTGGCCCAATCGGACGCCCTGGAGCTCCTGGAATTCCAGGCCAAAGAGGTGCTGTAGGAGATCGAGGTATACCCGGACGTATTGGCCCTAAGGGTAATGCAGCATACAGTGGCATTAAAGGTGAAATGGGCGATTCAGGTATAAGAGGACTACCTGGAAATGATGGGGTTCCCGGTGCTCCGGGAGAACGAGGTCCCGTTGGCGACTCCCCAAGTGCATTAGATGGTTTGCCAGGATTAAAAGGAGATGCTGGTATTCCTGGACGTTATGGTTTGAATGGCTTAAAAGGGCAAAAAGGTGCGCAAGGAGACTTCGGTTTAATGGGACGTGCTGGAGAGCAGGGTGATAGAGGAGATATTGGATTAGCCGGATATCGTGGACGCAATGGGCTACCTGGAAGAAAAGGTGTAATTGGAGAAGTTGGAATGACTGGTTTCGTAGGTGCAAAAGGTGAATCTGGTGATGCAGGTTACTTCGGCTTACCTGGTTTGGTTGGCGATAGGGGTGATGTTGGTGAGGCCGGAGCTATAGGAATTCAAGGTGAGCGAGGAGATGAAGGCTACCCGGGACGACCTGGTGTATTGCTACGTGGATTCGCAGAAAGAGGTGATAAGGGTGAACGAGGCTTCCAAGGCGCGCCAGGACCTATTGGTGCATATGGTCCCGACGGAGCCCCTGGTTATCCAGGTCCAAAAGGTGAACGTGGTGATATTGGCATAAGTGGAGCTGCTGGTTTAGATGGATATGCTGGTGTCAAAGGAGAAATGGGAGATAAAGGTTATCCCGGAGTAACTGGTCCAATCGCTTCATTTATCGAAAGAGGTGATAAAGGTGAGCCCGGCTATGATGGCTTCcctggacgcccaggacgtttgGGTCCTAAAGGTGCACCTGGCGAACAAGGCGAATATGGTGAAAATGGATTAATTGGTTTGCCAGGCATTTCTATAGTTGGACCGAAAGGTCAAACTGGAGACGCTGGTTATGCCGGCCCCCCAGGTCGTAATGGTTTGAATGGTAGGACTGGCCTTAAAGGAGAACGGGGTGATGATGGCAATCAAGGTGAACGGGGCGAAATGGGCTTTGCTATTCGTGGCAGAAACGGTGACGTGGGTGATATCGGTCTATTAGGAGCAAGCGGTTTGGATGGACTTAAAGGTGAGCAAGGCGATCAAGGATATCAAGGACGTCCCGGACCATTTGGCTTACAAGGACCTCGTGGGCCACAAGGTGATGCCGGTTGGAGTGGTGTTGATGGCTTGAATGGTCTTGAGGGTATCAAAGGTGAACCAGGAATTACATATGATTTTAGCTTTGCGCGTCCTGGTGATCGCGGCGAACGTGGACTTGATGGTTTCAAAGGCCAAATGGGTGACATCGGTGAAATTGGTGAAGCTGGAAGCATAGGTCGTCGTGGCCTTAAGGGTTATCAAGGCGATCAAGGATTCATGGGTTCTATAGGTCTTGATGGTCCAAAAGGTGAGCAAGGTATGATCGGTTTGGAAGGTCCTCCTGGTCTTACCGGACTACCTGGCCCTCAAGGACCCGTTGGCGCACCTGCCCCACCACCACCATTACCTAAGAGTCGCGGTTTTGTATTTACTCGTCACTCACAATCAGTATCCATACCAGAATGCCCGATCAATACACATTTGTTATGGGAAGGTTACTCACTTGCTGGAAATATTGGCAGCAGTATGGCCATTGGACAAGATCTTGGGCTATCAGGTTCCTGTATGATGCGTTTCACAACAATGCCCTATATGTTCTGTGATGTAAACAACGTATGCAATTATGCGCAAAACAATGACGACAGCTTGTGGCTTTCCACTGCTGAACCAATGCCAATGAACATGGCACCGATACAATCTTTCGATCTGATGAAATTCATATCACGGTTGGTACAATATTgggtatattttttctattacatttttaatttattaatttccatttaataGTTGTGTAGTCTGCGAAACGACAACGCGAATCATTGCACTACACAGTCAGAGCATGAGCATACCAGACTGCCCGAATGGCTGGGAAGAAATGTGGACCGGTTACAGTTATTTGATGGTATGGAAATGcaaatcaagaaaatatttgatttttcccATATTATTCCTATTCTATTCCCATAAATAGACTACAACTGATAACACTGGTGGAATTGGTCAGAGTTTGGTATCGCCCGGTTCTTGTCTAGAAAATTTCCGTACCAATCCGGTTATTGAATGTCATGGACACGGTCGCTGCAACTATTATGATCCTCTCGCGTCTTTCTGGTTGGCGGTAATTGAAGAACACGAACAGTGGTTACAACCAAGACAACAGACCTTAAAAGCAGACCAAACAAGCAAAGTAAGCCGGTAAGTACCCGTAATTGCAATGATATGCAAAATTTGTGAATATGTGAATGACTTCATATTTTTACAGTTGTACTGTTTGCCGTCGAAAGAATGAGTCTTATCTTCGACGTAGTTCGTCCGTGAGCGCTACCGCAACTGAGTTCCGTCGTGGTCCAGAGTCACGCATTGTAGAACCATCGCCCATTCGTTACAGGCCATCGCCTTACCGACCGGTGAACCGACGTCCGGTACCAGGCGGTCGCCCCAGCTATTATGTGGGCTCGACAATAGATCGTAATCGCGCAAGTCGCATACGACGTCCCCGAGAAGACACGTACGCGCCGTAAATCCATAACTAACCGTGCTGCCATTCTCTTACAAAGAAAAATAGTTAGAAgcttactttttaattaaaacaaagtttttcataaaattaattactgcataaaataacaacaatcagaaaatatgtatgtatgtaacgttTACGAATAAATCTTAGGTTATGTGAGAAATGCCTTTCAGTGCCATTGCGACAAAATAGGAAACTTTTGTGAAATCTTCCAACGTCCTTctcttaatattttatatgtactatCATTCATACACATGGACATATTGAAACAGATTTCTGACGGACTTATCCGGcgcatatgtttgtaagtatgcgTATATGGCAGTAGTGTCAGATAAGAAAAGTCGTGTTGAAGTGATTGCAgcactataaaaaataattatgaaaaaaatcataaggaacgaaaaaaaattaaatttcgcgCACCAAATACTGCCGAGCATGCGTTAATACTTTTTATagacaatatattaaaattgtttaattatagtttttttgcaaataaaaccaaatacaAGCCAAAATAATGTAACTTAactattttactataaaaaaccattaatgtaaataattgtaaagatgaaaaaataaaaaataacaatatattttgtGAGCCGACGTGTTTAATGACTTTTGTCTCTCTAATTGCTTAAGAAGCTTATCCCAAACTGGCAAAATTAATACGTTTTCTGAGTGATCACTATGTGGACCTTAGGtcatttagccatgtctgtctcTCTGTTTTAGCACGAACTATGATGACAATGCTATTGATGACAATCAAATAACTGCACCAATAATGCGACACCGTTGCTTTTCTGCAGATACTCAGCTGATACTTACATACGTATACTATGTTCATCTATTGCAGCATATTTGCGTCGAACTTGATGCCTTTCTATACTGCCGCATCACATCTTCCTAGTCCCTCATTGATCTGAAATTGTGCATGCGACcatttctccccaagaagctgctcatttgtcggaaaagATATCTGCTGAAAATTTTGCATCTCTTATTATCTAAGGTAACCATACAATCTCTAATCAAAGGGTTGAGATcaggccactatagcatatagctgccatacaaactgaagtatCAAAATCTAGTTGTATGGAATCTCTTGTATCTGCAAAtgatattatagctttggtgcagccgaagttagagttttttcttgttcaagTTATATATCATCGATGATTCCGAAATTAAATCGTAGTTAAGCGAACTCGGATTCCAACACTTTTTGAATTACTTGTTTATGCTTTTAATACAAAGGTAATATTTGAcacattagtttttttttattatagtttatttaaatagatatttgcaaattttgttgACACTTCATAACGGCCAAAATCTGGATATAACTACAAAATGACAAGTACGTAGTTGAACTTAAAAGCAAACATAGAGACatctaaacttaaattaaacGAACTTATCTTGGGTATGACTTCAATGTTAATATTTGCTTATGGTATTTAACAATCCCCCACCAGTCAAAACTAATTTATCAACAAGTCTATTTTATAAATTCTGCAAAACTAACTAAAACTCTCAGCACTCCCACAGTCGAATCTCAATATAGAAACATACTTAAAATACTCCATGTTCGGTTTCGTAGTTACTCTCATAGTTGAGCTAAGTTCGTATGTGTTGCACGTAGGCATGGTCTAATTATTA contains:
- the LOC105223911 gene encoding collagen alpha-1(IV) chain (The sequence of the model RefSeq protein was modified relative to this genomic sequence to represent the inferred CDS: added 141 bases not found in genome assembly), with amino-acid sequence MKLPRGHLGLLGGGAQRRLTHTYAWSLIFAMYLIAFVENDYSLADARESGKNCNNTVCDCKGLKGRPGAIGLKGYPGIEGPPGDVGPIGPFGRRGEYGDPGEYGEQGEKGHRGDMGELGLPGRPGITGPAGEDGPKGISGIDGCDGKPGQQGLPGSPGLNGQRGSIGKPGPPGPTGDAGEGGINSKGTKGNRGVQGPDGVDGQPGYIGMKGYKGDIGYPGIEGSKGEQGFKGYKGDMAEPANLLLFGEGQLGEKGEPGDGEESPLIIGVAIKGYKGDQGLLGMTGITGATGETGELGNDGLPGQIGETGEPGERGKPGKAGEPGIPGEKGAKGAPGYNGLDGEDGLKGEVGDDGFDGFPGEQGPTGPPGIYDPNLDKSFPGPQGPQGDIGPLGNPGLPGIPGKQGRRGPFGPAGPPGDRGLDGSPGRRGVSVIGDDGDYGYMGAPGPMGPPGNPGLPGRPGQVGQPGLNLMGPKGFAGRLGLPAPNGFRGDRGEVGLPGDKGEPGDGVNIVGPPGFEGPPGIRGPPGVDGNPGWPGEFGAKGIRGDDCGICPAGPKGTKGIPGDTGYPGVHGARGPVGLTGERGPKGWPGSPGPKGRIGIPGLPGASGGMGRPGIPGRPGSQYPINNIEKPERGDLGEAGERGEQGETGDIGFNGRPGIRGAKGETGLRGDYGDMGRPGKDGFPGRPGRDGKRGLDASMPKFYLIGESGRDGRIGERGEPGSEGPKGDKGEPNPGQIYDNKGEVGDVGLIGLVGDKGFKGLKGQKGIYGLTGDIGLAGLTIQGEVGAKGWPGSTGDYGSHGVPGNPGLNGLPGLDGLVGLKGYRGDPGRSVLPGEIGPDGNPGIKGEQGDIGWPGSPGPAGTPGIKGVKGAKGDFGEWGIQGLPGNKGPRGDYLIGYPGREGAPGRDGRTAPHGRKGEKGVTGSLGSIGVQGAKGSIGFPGLRGRFGDQGRPGEPGQTGSPGWAGIPGEQGDRGDIGFDGRNGDRGPRGALGNMGPKGQSGDVGPIGRPGAPGIPGQRGAVGDRGIPGRIGPKGNAAYSGIKGEMGDSGIRGLPGNDGVPGAPGERGPVGDSPSALDGLPGLKGDAGIPGRYGLNGLKGQKGAQGDFGLMGRAGEQGDRGDIGLAGYRGRNGLPGRKGVIGEVGMTGFVGAKGESGDAGYFGLPGLVGDRGDVGEAGAIGIQGERGDEGYPGRPGVLLRGFAERGDKGERGFQGAPGPIGAYGPDGAPGYPGPKGERGDIGISGAAGLDGYAGVKGEMGDKGYPGVTGPIASFIERGDKGEPGYDGFPGRPGRLGPKGAPGEQGEYGENGLIGLPGISIVGPKGQTGDAGYAGPPGRNGLNGRTGLKGERGDDGNQGERGEMGFAIRGRNGDVGDIGLLGASGLDGLKGEQGDQGYQGRPGPFGLQGPRGPQGDAGWSGVDGLNGLEGIKGEPGITYDFSFARPGDRGERGLDGFKGQMGDIGEIGEAGSIGRRGLKGYQGDQGFMGSIGLDGPKGEQGMIGLEGPPGLTGLPGPQGPVGAPAPPPPLPKSRGFVFTRHSQSVSIPECPINTHLLWEGYSLAGNIGSSMAIGQDLGLSGSCMMRFTTMPYMFCDVNNVCNYAQNNDDSLWLSTAEPMPMNMAPIQSFDLMKFISRCVVCETTTRIIALHSQSMSIPDCPNGWEEMWTGYSYLMTTTDNTGGIGQSLVSPGSCLENFRTNPVIECHGHGRCNYYDPLASFWLAVIEEHEQWLQPRQQTLKADQTSKVSRCTVCRRKNESYLRRSSSVSATATEFRRGPESRIVEPSPIRYRPSPYRPVNRRPVPGGRPSYYVGSTIDRNRASRIRRPREDTYAP